One genomic segment of Brachyhypopomus gauderio isolate BG-103 chromosome 19, BGAUD_0.2, whole genome shotgun sequence includes these proteins:
- the LOC143483378 gene encoding serine/threonine-protein kinase pim-2-like codes for MSFYPCRIDQPRPGQEQNNFIDTPGCTTHGVSYNPQEPVIHGGSTAGPSNVSHVSMPVEGPSIWDIHQPTGPLHTAERKVSRSCKLSAKRGREEEPLRRSRKRKGDAPQDLTPHPMETRAKKKKREKREEECKVSFNSRYTVGDLLGTGGYGSVYAGVRKADGKQIAIKFVPKHHTERFITVPGETRSLPLEVALMEMVCKPPRCQHIVELLEWFDCDCFILILERPIPCMDLFDFLDLHQYQLPEPLARLIMRQVVQAVLHCRDRGVLHRDVKEENLLVNTDTLDVKLIDFGCGDLLKTEPYRRFEGTKVYRPPEWLIDRTYEGRQATIWSLGVLLYSIICGDVPFEKEEDIVEAHLCFKGNPSRGEKAEASSR; via the exons atgagtttttacccctGCAGAAttgaccagccaaggcctgggcaggaacaaaacaacttcatagacacaccaggttgtaccactcatg gtgtgtcctacaacccccaagagCCAGTGATCCACGGCGGAAGTACGGCCGGACCCTCAAATGTCAGCCATGTTAGCATGCCTGTAGAAGGACCATCTATATGGGACATCCACCAGCCCACAggtccactccacactg CTGAGCGCAAGGTGAGCAGAAGCTGCAAGTTGTCTGCAAAGCGAGGGCGAGAAGAGGAACCTCTGAGGCGGAGTAGGAAGAGGAAAGGGGATGCTCCTCAAGACTTGACACCCCACCCCATGGAGACGCGggcaaagaagaagaagagagagaagagagaggaggagtgcaaAG tgAGCTTCAATTCACGCTACACTGTGGGAGATCTCCTGGGCACAGGAGGATATGGCTCAGTGTATGCAGGAGTCCGCAAGGCTGATGGAAAACAG ATCGCCATTAAATTTGTGCCGAAGCATCACACAGAACGGTTCATCACTGTT CCCGGCGAAACTCGCAGTCTCCCCCTAGAGGTGGCTTTAATGGAGATGGTGTGCAAGCCACCTCGTTGTCAGCATATTGTGGAGCTGCTAGAATGGTTTGATTGCGACTGCTTCATCTTGATTCTGGAGCGACCCATCCCCTGCATGGACCTGTTTGATTTCTTGGACTTGCACCAATAccaactacctgagccactggcACGATTGATCATGCGTCAGGTGGTTCAGGCTGTCCTTCACTGCCGTGACCGTGGAGTTCTGCATAGAGACGTCAAGGAAGAAAACCTTCTGGTCAACACCGACACCCTTGACGTCAAGTTGATCGACTTTGGTTGTGGCGATCTGCTTAAGACCGAACCCTACAGGCGCTTTGAAG GCACCAAGGTATACCGCCCACCTGAATGGCTGATTGACAGGACGTATGAGGGCCGTCAAGCCACCATCTGGAGTCTGGGTGTGCTCCTCTACAGCATTATCTGTGGAGATGTGCCCTTTGAGAAGGAGGAGGACATTGTTGAGGCACACCTCTGCTTCAAGGGAAACCCATCCAGAGGTGAAAAGGCAGAAGCATCTTCAAGATAA